A portion of the Hymenobacter gelipurpurascens genome contains these proteins:
- a CDS encoding Imm50 family immunity protein yields MVNELDEQGYYKQTKHCVIEIQFIGITEIEFDSFGYQNVIFDLAFEENGSNIECRLDSSNGLEATIVAEEVLVMSLTPIQR; encoded by the coding sequence ATGGTGAATGAGTTAGACGAGCAAGGATACTACAAGCAAACCAAGCATTGTGTAATCGAAATTCAATTCATTGGTATAACTGAAATAGAATTCGACTCTTTCGGTTACCAAAACGTCATTTTCGATTTGGCCTTCGAAGAAAACGGAAGCAACATTGAATGCAGGCTTGATTCTTCAAATGGATTGGAAGCTACCATAGTTGCTGAAGAAGTGCTAGTGATGAGCTTAACACCGATACAGCGGTAA
- a CDS encoding GIY-YIG nuclease family protein → MYIYILTNPTKTVLYIGVTNDLTRRLSEHSSGRGDAGKFTGRYQADLLVYFELCPDVTQAITREKQLKGWTRSKKDALITAFNPDWNTIDLETWSG, encoded by the coding sequence ATGTACATCTACATCCTGACCAATCCGACTAAAACTGTCCTGTACATCGGTGTTACCAATGACCTCACGAGGCGGCTTTCCGAGCACAGCAGTGGCCGGGGTGATGCTGGTAAATTTACTGGCCGGTATCAGGCGGATTTGCTAGTGTACTTTGAGCTTTGCCCAGATGTTACTCAAGCCATTACGCGAGAAAAGCAGCTGAAAGGCTGGACACGCAGTAAAAAGGATGCGTTGATTACGGCGTTTAATCCCGATTGGAATACTATCGATTTGGAAACATGGAGCGGCTAA
- the argC gene encoding N-acetyl-gamma-glutamyl-phosphate reductase, translated as MKIKVGIVGGAGYTAGELVRILLHHEYAELGAIVSSSNAGNPVYQVHDDLVGETDLVFASELAGDEDVVFLCLGHGNSKAWLEKHELPETTHIIDLSNDFRLEADAEFEGREFVYGLPELNKSRIQQAQSIANPGCFATAIQLALLPLAQAGKLTDDVHVSAITGSTGAGQSLSETVHFSWRTNNVSIYKPFTHQHLGEIGESLAQLQPQLDSAMHFIPYRGNFSRGIFASVYTPSDLTQEEARELYQKFYDDAPFTTVSDKEIHLKQVVNTNKCLLHVQKFGKQLLITSVIDNLVKGASGQAIQNMNLLFGLPETTGLHLKSVLF; from the coding sequence ATGAAAATTAAGGTTGGCATCGTAGGCGGCGCTGGCTATACGGCTGGTGAGCTTGTCCGCATTCTGCTGCACCACGAGTACGCGGAGCTGGGTGCCATCGTCAGCTCTTCCAACGCCGGCAACCCCGTCTACCAGGTCCACGACGACCTGGTGGGCGAGACCGATCTGGTGTTTGCCTCAGAGCTGGCCGGTGATGAAGACGTGGTATTCCTGTGCCTAGGCCACGGTAACTCCAAGGCGTGGCTTGAGAAACACGAGCTACCTGAAACCACCCATATCATCGACCTCAGCAACGACTTCCGCTTAGAAGCCGATGCCGAATTTGAAGGTCGGGAGTTTGTGTACGGGTTGCCAGAGCTGAATAAGAGCCGCATCCAGCAGGCCCAAAGCATTGCCAACCCCGGTTGCTTTGCCACAGCTATTCAGCTGGCCTTGCTGCCGCTGGCGCAAGCCGGCAAGCTGACAGATGATGTGCATGTATCGGCCATTACCGGCAGCACGGGGGCAGGGCAGAGCTTGTCTGAGACGGTGCACTTCTCGTGGCGCACTAATAACGTGTCCATCTACAAGCCCTTCACGCACCAGCACCTCGGCGAAATTGGGGAGAGTCTGGCGCAGCTGCAGCCGCAGCTAGACAGCGCCATGCACTTCATCCCCTACCGCGGCAACTTCTCGCGGGGCATCTTCGCCAGCGTCTACACGCCGTCGGACTTAACCCAGGAGGAAGCGCGGGAGCTATACCAAAAGTTCTATGACGATGCGCCGTTCACCACGGTTTCGGACAAGGAGATTCACCTCAAGCAGGTAGTGAATACCAACAAGTGCCTGCTGCACGTGCAGAAATTCGGCAAGCAACTGCTCATCACCTCGGTTATCGACAACCTGGTGAAAGGCGCTTCGGGCCAAGCTATCCAGAACATGAACCTGCTCTTCGGGCTGCCCGAAACGACAGGACTTCACCTCAAATCGGTGCTTTTCTAA
- a CDS encoding homogentisate 1,2-dioxygenase, with the protein MAFYHRLGQIPRKRHTQFRQPDGSLYSEQLVGTLGFHGVSSLLYHKHPPTEIRTVGQPEPFAPKLLKDRPLEPAHLRTLAQTTTGGDYLQARQTMLGNADVTLSICNPTERRMDYYYKNALADEVIFVHEGRGELWSQLGKVAFEPGDYVIIPRTIIHQLHFEEGPVRLLIIESFSPVETCRRYRNHFGQLLEHSPYCERDIRPPSELVEGDEREAGEYVVKIKKDGLLHTLTYGHSPFDVVGWDGYFYPYATSIHDFEPITGRLHQPPPVHQHFEGHNFVICSFVPRLFDYHPLSIPAPYNHSNVDSDEVLYYVAGNFMSRKGVDLASFTWHPSGIPHGPHPGTVEASIGKKETHELAVMVDTFRPLYLTEAALPYVDGRYPMSWQPGFVPDPPRSADMMD; encoded by the coding sequence ATGGCTTTCTACCACCGCCTCGGCCAGATTCCGCGCAAGCGCCACACCCAGTTCCGCCAGCCCGACGGCTCCTTGTACTCGGAGCAGCTGGTAGGTACGTTGGGCTTCCATGGCGTTTCGTCGCTGCTCTATCACAAGCACCCGCCCACCGAAATCCGTACGGTAGGCCAGCCCGAGCCGTTTGCGCCTAAGCTGCTCAAAGACCGCCCCCTGGAGCCGGCCCACCTGCGCACCCTGGCCCAAACTACCACCGGCGGTGACTACCTGCAGGCCCGCCAAACCATGCTCGGCAACGCCGACGTGACGCTCAGCATCTGCAACCCCACGGAGCGGCGCATGGACTACTACTACAAAAATGCCCTGGCCGACGAGGTCATCTTCGTGCACGAGGGCCGTGGCGAGCTGTGGAGCCAGCTGGGCAAAGTAGCCTTCGAGCCCGGCGACTACGTCATCATTCCGCGCACCATCATTCACCAGCTACACTTCGAGGAAGGCCCCGTGCGCCTGCTCATCATCGAGTCGTTTAGCCCCGTGGAAACGTGCCGGCGCTACCGCAACCACTTCGGGCAGCTGCTGGAGCACTCGCCCTACTGCGAGCGGGATATCCGGCCACCTTCTGAATTGGTAGAAGGCGACGAGCGGGAAGCAGGCGAGTACGTAGTCAAGATCAAGAAAGACGGCCTGCTGCACACCCTCACCTATGGCCACTCGCCCTTTGATGTAGTAGGCTGGGACGGGTACTTCTACCCCTACGCCACTAGCATTCACGACTTTGAGCCGATTACGGGCCGCCTACACCAGCCACCACCCGTGCACCAACACTTCGAGGGACACAACTTCGTCATCTGCTCCTTCGTGCCGCGCCTCTTCGACTATCACCCGCTGAGCATTCCGGCCCCATACAACCACTCCAACGTCGATTCTGATGAGGTGCTGTATTATGTGGCCGGCAACTTCATGTCGCGTAAGGGCGTGGATCTGGCCTCGTTTACCTGGCATCCTAGTGGCATTCCGCACGGCCCGCACCCCGGCACCGTGGAGGCCAGCATCGGCAAAAAGGAAACCCACGAGCTAGCCGTAATGGTGGACACTTTTCGCCCGCTCTACCTCACGGAAGCGGCTCTGCCTTACGTAGATGGCCGCTACCCCATGAGCTGGCAGCCCGGCTTCGTGCCCGACCCGCCGCGCTCCGCCGATATGATGGATTAG
- a CDS encoding Rossmann-fold NAD(P)-binding domain-containing protein gives MKNFTSFADAGDYKTLLQQALEIKANPFGYQHIGRNKTVGLIFFNPSLRTRLSSVKAAYNLGAQAWVLNAGADSWTLEMADGAVMNGGTQEHIKEAIAVMSQYCDVLGVRTFPTLKDREADYSEEVFNKILKYATVPVVSLESATLHPLQSFADLITVAETKEKERVKVVLTWAPHVRALPQCVPNSFCDWFSEVDWVDFVITHPEGCELDPKFTKGARIEYDQKKALEGADFVQAKNWSSYQDYGQVISNDPSWMLTPEHIAGTNDAKFLHCLPVRRNVEVSDAILDSPNSLVIQEAGNRVFSMQTVLHELLK, from the coding sequence ATGAAAAACTTCACCTCCTTCGCAGATGCGGGCGACTACAAAACTCTGTTGCAGCAAGCCCTAGAAATCAAGGCGAATCCGTTTGGCTACCAGCACATTGGGCGTAACAAAACCGTAGGGTTGATCTTCTTCAACCCTAGCCTGCGTACCCGGCTTAGCTCGGTGAAGGCAGCCTACAACCTGGGTGCGCAAGCCTGGGTGCTGAACGCCGGCGCTGATTCCTGGACGCTGGAAATGGCCGATGGCGCGGTGATGAACGGCGGCACTCAGGAGCACATTAAGGAAGCTATTGCCGTGATGAGCCAGTACTGCGACGTGCTGGGCGTGCGCACCTTCCCCACGCTCAAGGACCGCGAGGCCGACTATAGCGAGGAAGTCTTCAACAAGATTCTGAAGTACGCCACTGTGCCTGTAGTAAGCCTGGAAAGCGCCACGCTGCATCCTTTGCAGTCGTTTGCTGACTTGATTACGGTAGCGGAGACCAAGGAAAAAGAGCGCGTGAAAGTAGTACTAACTTGGGCCCCGCATGTGCGCGCCCTGCCCCAGTGCGTGCCCAACTCCTTCTGTGATTGGTTCTCGGAAGTAGACTGGGTGGACTTCGTTATCACCCATCCCGAGGGCTGCGAGTTGGACCCCAAGTTCACGAAAGGCGCCCGCATTGAGTACGACCAGAAGAAGGCTTTGGAAGGTGCCGACTTTGTGCAGGCCAAGAATTGGAGCAGCTACCAAGATTACGGGCAAGTAATTAGCAACGACCCCTCGTGGATGCTGACACCGGAGCATATAGCGGGCACTAACGACGCCAAATTCCTGCATTGCCTGCCGGTGCGCCGCAACGTGGAAGTATCGGACGCTATTCTGGATTCGCCGAATTCCCTGGTGATTCAGGAGGCGGGCAACCGGGTATTCTCCATGCAAACCGTGCTGCACGAGTTGTTGAAATAG
- the carB gene encoding carbamoyl-phosphate synthase (glutamine-hydrolyzing) large subunit encodes MEKPQKVLILGSGALKIGEAGEFDYSGSQALKALKEEGIRTILINPNIATVQTSDNIADDVYFLPVTPYFVEEVIKKEQPDGILVAFGGQTALNCAVTLFRGGVFEKYGVKVLGTPVQSIIDTEDRDIFKEKLDQIGVLSARSVAVTNMEDALAAAEKIGFPIIVRAAFALGGLGSGFANNMDELRTLAQKSFTTSDQILVEESLKGWKEVEYEVVRDQYDNCITVCNMENFDPIGIHTGESIVVAPSQTLSNREYHKLRSIGIKTIRHLGIVGECNIQYALDPVSEDYRVIEVNARLSRSSALASKATGYPLAFVAAKLSLGYSLSELKNSVTQTTSAFFEPALDYVVVKLPRWDLAKFEGVNRQIGSAMKSVGEVMAIGKSFEEAIQKGLRMLDTGKRGFVANKPEQVDNATIDKLLSEPNEERIFAINLAFEAGYTLEQVHDLTKIDHWFLQRLYTIFELSNKLAEQRGSGLDALETGLLRDAKKAGFSDQQIAVKLLGEGDVKADELLVRARRKALGVLPVIKQIDTLAAEFPAKTNYLYSTYHGTENDLTRETDKSIVVLGSGVYRIGSSVEFDWCGVNAVQTAAEEGYKTIIINYNPETVSTDYDVSDRLYFEELSFERVMDILDFEQPEGVILSTGGQIPNNLATRLADANAPILGTAPARIDEAENRHKFSSIMDELGIAQPRWKELTSLDAMFEFVGEVGYPVLIRPSYVLSGAAMNVVSNAFEMQAFLKAAVEVSAEYPVVVSEFIQEAKEIELDAVADKGEIVSYAISEHVEFAGVHSGDATMYYPPQKVYVRTIRRLKIIAEKIAKRYEISGPFNIQFLEKAGEIRVIECNIRASRSYPFVSKVSGNNLIKKATQVLLGKKVARDESERVYDLPFVGVKAPQFSFTRLPGADPVLRVDMVSTGEVGCLGDTADEALLKSMLSVGYKIPQKSVLISGGPIKSKVALLSATELLVKKGYTIYATQGTHRFFAENGIPSSLLFWPDDYQEPNVLTYLKEKKIDLVINIPKNLSKGELDNDYKIRRTAVDFGIPLLTNARLAKAFIQAFCRLEMKDLKIKSWNEYKAM; translated from the coding sequence ATGGAAAAACCACAGAAAGTTCTCATCCTCGGTTCCGGCGCGCTCAAAATAGGCGAAGCCGGTGAGTTCGATTACTCCGGCTCCCAGGCCCTTAAGGCGCTGAAAGAGGAAGGCATCCGCACTATCCTCATCAACCCTAACATCGCCACCGTGCAGACGTCGGACAATATTGCTGACGACGTGTACTTCCTGCCCGTGACGCCCTACTTCGTGGAGGAAGTCATCAAGAAGGAGCAGCCCGATGGCATTCTGGTGGCGTTTGGTGGCCAAACGGCCCTAAACTGCGCCGTGACCCTGTTCCGCGGCGGCGTGTTTGAGAAGTACGGCGTGAAGGTGCTGGGCACGCCCGTGCAGAGCATCATCGATACCGAGGACCGGGACATCTTCAAGGAGAAGCTCGACCAGATTGGGGTGCTTTCGGCCCGCAGCGTGGCCGTAACGAACATGGAAGACGCGCTGGCCGCCGCCGAGAAAATCGGGTTCCCGATTATCGTGCGGGCGGCGTTTGCGCTGGGTGGCCTAGGCAGTGGTTTCGCCAATAACATGGACGAACTACGGACCCTAGCCCAGAAATCCTTCACCACGTCCGACCAGATTCTGGTGGAAGAGTCGTTGAAGGGCTGGAAGGAAGTGGAGTACGAAGTGGTGCGCGACCAGTATGATAACTGCATCACAGTCTGCAACATGGAGAACTTCGACCCCATCGGTATTCACACCGGGGAGAGCATCGTGGTGGCCCCGTCGCAGACCTTGAGCAACCGTGAGTACCACAAGCTGCGCAGCATCGGCATCAAGACCATCCGCCACCTCGGCATCGTGGGCGAGTGCAACATTCAGTACGCCCTCGACCCCGTGTCGGAGGACTACCGCGTGATTGAGGTGAATGCACGCTTGTCGCGCTCTTCGGCGCTGGCTTCCAAGGCTACGGGCTACCCGCTGGCGTTTGTGGCGGCTAAGCTGAGCTTGGGCTACTCGCTGTCGGAACTGAAAAACAGCGTAACCCAGACCACTTCAGCCTTCTTCGAGCCGGCGCTGGACTACGTGGTGGTGAAGCTGCCCCGCTGGGATTTGGCCAAGTTTGAGGGTGTGAACCGGCAGATTGGCTCCGCTATGAAGAGCGTAGGCGAGGTAATGGCTATCGGCAAATCCTTCGAGGAGGCCATCCAGAAAGGCTTGCGCATGCTGGACACCGGCAAGCGCGGTTTCGTGGCCAACAAGCCCGAGCAGGTGGACAACGCTACCATTGATAAGCTGCTGAGCGAGCCGAACGAGGAGCGCATCTTCGCCATCAACCTGGCGTTCGAAGCAGGCTACACCCTGGAGCAGGTGCACGATCTGACCAAGATTGACCACTGGTTTCTGCAGCGTCTGTATACCATCTTCGAGCTGAGCAACAAGCTGGCCGAGCAGCGCGGCAGTGGCCTAGACGCGCTGGAAACTGGCCTACTGCGCGACGCCAAGAAAGCCGGTTTCTCCGACCAGCAAATTGCCGTGAAGCTATTGGGCGAAGGCGACGTGAAAGCCGACGAGTTGCTGGTACGTGCCCGCCGCAAGGCCCTGGGCGTGCTGCCGGTCATCAAGCAGATTGACACGCTGGCAGCCGAATTTCCGGCCAAAACCAACTATCTCTACAGCACCTACCACGGCACCGAAAACGACCTGACCCGCGAAACCGACAAGTCGATTGTGGTGCTGGGCTCGGGCGTGTACCGTATTGGTAGCTCCGTGGAGTTCGACTGGTGCGGCGTGAATGCCGTGCAGACGGCCGCCGAAGAGGGCTACAAAACCATCATCATCAACTATAACCCCGAAACCGTTTCCACCGACTACGACGTTTCGGATCGGCTGTACTTCGAGGAGCTGAGCTTCGAGCGGGTGATGGACATTCTGGACTTCGAGCAGCCGGAAGGCGTGATTCTCTCCACTGGCGGCCAGATTCCGAACAACCTCGCTACCCGTCTGGCCGACGCCAACGCGCCCATTCTGGGCACGGCCCCGGCCCGTATTGACGAGGCCGAAAACCGCCACAAGTTCAGCAGCATAATGGATGAGCTGGGCATTGCCCAGCCTCGCTGGAAGGAGCTGACGTCGCTGGACGCTATGTTCGAGTTTGTGGGCGAGGTAGGCTACCCCGTGCTGATTCGTCCGAGCTACGTGCTGTCGGGCGCCGCTATGAACGTGGTTTCCAACGCGTTTGAGATGCAGGCGTTCCTGAAAGCCGCCGTCGAAGTAAGCGCCGAGTACCCAGTGGTGGTATCGGAGTTTATTCAGGAAGCCAAGGAAATTGAGCTGGACGCGGTAGCCGACAAGGGCGAAATCGTGAGCTACGCCATTTCTGAGCACGTGGAGTTTGCCGGCGTGCACTCCGGCGACGCCACCATGTACTACCCTCCCCAGAAGGTGTATGTGCGCACGATTCGCCGCCTGAAAATTATTGCCGAGAAGATTGCCAAGCGCTACGAAATCAGCGGACCGTTCAACATCCAGTTCCTGGAGAAAGCCGGCGAAATCCGGGTGATTGAGTGCAACATCCGCGCCTCGCGCAGCTACCCCTTCGTGTCGAAAGTATCGGGTAATAACCTGATCAAGAAGGCCACACAGGTGCTGCTAGGCAAGAAAGTGGCGCGCGACGAGAGCGAGCGGGTGTACGACCTACCCTTCGTGGGCGTGAAAGCCCCGCAGTTCTCCTTCACCCGCCTACCCGGCGCCGACCCCGTGCTGCGCGTAGACATGGTGAGCACCGGCGAAGTAGGTTGCCTAGGCGACACGGCCGATGAAGCCCTGCTAAAGTCGATGCTGAGCGTGGGCTACAAGATTCCGCAGAAGTCGGTGCTGATTTCCGGTGGTCCCATCAAGTCGAAAGTAGCGTTGCTCTCGGCTACGGAGCTGCTGGTGAAGAAGGGCTACACCATCTACGCTACCCAGGGCACGCACCGGTTCTTCGCCGAAAACGGCATCCCCAGCTCCCTGCTCTTCTGGCCCGATGACTACCAGGAGCCCAACGTACTGACCTACCTCAAAGAAAAGAAAATTGACTTGGTCATCAACATCCCCAAGAACCTCTCGAAGGGCGAGTTGGATAACGACTACAAAATCCGCCGCACGGCCGTAGACTTCGGCATCCCGCTGCTCACCAACGCCCGCTTGGCCAAAGCCTTCATACAAGCCTTCTGCCGCCTGGAAATGAAGGACCTCAAGATCAAGAGCTGGAACGAGTATAAGGCGATGTAG
- the carA gene encoding glutamine-hydrolyzing carbamoyl-phosphate synthase small subunit produces the protein MENAKSVKLILEDGTEIEGTSFGAFTSAAGEVVFSTAMTGYPENLTDPSFAGQILVLTYPMVGNYGVPGEELYESISKIFESDKIHIAGLVVNYYSEEHSHWNAAKSLGDWLKEYNIPGIFGVDTRMLTKILREKGAMLGKIVAEENVEFHDPNQDNLVAQVSPTEVKHYGHGQHKIVLVDCGTKTNIIRCFLQRDVELIRVPWDYDFTKLDYDGLFLSNGPGDPKMCTPTIQHLQTALGQDKPIFGICLGSQLMGLAAGGDTFKLKYGHRSHNQPVLLTGTKRSYITSQNHGFAVDTDTLPAEWTMLFENLNDGTCEGIKHKTKPFFSTQFHPEAAGGPEDTEYLFDDFLKAVAEYKASK, from the coding sequence GTGGAAAACGCTAAATCGGTAAAACTCATTCTCGAAGACGGCACCGAAATCGAGGGTACTTCTTTCGGCGCCTTTACCTCCGCCGCGGGCGAGGTGGTATTCAGCACGGCAATGACCGGCTACCCCGAAAACCTCACGGACCCGTCCTTCGCCGGCCAGATTCTGGTGCTGACCTACCCTATGGTGGGCAACTACGGCGTACCCGGCGAAGAATTGTACGAGTCGATTTCCAAGATTTTCGAGTCGGACAAGATTCACATTGCTGGCCTCGTGGTGAACTACTACTCTGAGGAGCATAGCCACTGGAACGCCGCCAAGAGCCTCGGCGACTGGCTGAAGGAGTATAACATCCCCGGCATCTTCGGGGTGGATACGCGCATGCTCACCAAAATCCTGCGGGAAAAAGGTGCCATGCTGGGCAAGATTGTAGCCGAAGAAAATGTGGAATTCCACGACCCTAACCAGGACAACCTGGTAGCCCAGGTGAGCCCCACCGAGGTAAAGCACTACGGCCACGGCCAGCACAAAATCGTGCTCGTCGACTGCGGCACCAAAACCAACATCATCCGCTGCTTCCTTCAGCGCGACGTGGAGCTGATTCGGGTGCCCTGGGACTACGACTTCACGAAGCTCGACTACGACGGCCTGTTCCTCAGCAACGGCCCCGGCGACCCGAAGATGTGCACGCCCACCATTCAGCACCTGCAAACCGCGCTAGGCCAGGACAAGCCCATTTTCGGCATCTGTCTGGGCTCCCAGCTCATGGGCCTGGCGGCGGGCGGCGACACCTTCAAGCTCAAGTACGGCCACCGCAGCCACAACCAGCCAGTACTACTCACGGGCACCAAGCGCAGCTACATCACCAGCCAGAACCACGGCTTCGCGGTAGACACGGACACGCTGCCCGCCGAGTGGACCATGCTGTTCGAGAACCTTAACGACGGCACCTGCGAAGGCATCAAGCACAAGACCAAGCCGTTCTTCTCCACCCAGTTCCACCCCGAAGCCGCCGGCGGCCCCGAGGATACGGAGTACCTGTTCGATGACTTCCTAAAAGCAGTAGCCGAGTACAAAGCATCGAAGTAG
- a CDS encoding transglutaminase-like domain-containing protein: MSSLSLRLLPLLLTGLGLFSVASTPKTAEPRTRTFNFEYTTTVPAQAAGVKEVDLWLPVPHDDKSQDIRDLKITAPVAYEVKTSSYGNRVLHLHATGTALQGFTVSMKLQATRREHLNPTLAGQTVTRKELAPADPNMNRWLAADSLVPLDPKIRLWAQEVVAKAHAKTDLEKAKAIYEHVVSTVTYDKTGQGWGRGDIYYACDARRGNCTDFHAVFIGYCRAVGIPARFSIGFPLPPERGSAEVKGYHCWAEFYTKETGWVPVDASEAAKNPAKRAYFFGAHDENRLEFTRGRDLLLAPRQHGGALNYFIYPYAEADGQPVSGLQQQFRVQDIAKK, translated from the coding sequence GTGTCTTCTCTATCTCTCCGCCTCTTGCCGCTCCTGCTGACTGGCCTAGGCCTGTTCTCCGTTGCCTCGACGCCCAAAACAGCGGAGCCGCGCACGCGCACGTTCAATTTCGAATACACGACTACGGTACCGGCCCAGGCAGCTGGCGTGAAGGAGGTGGACCTCTGGCTGCCCGTACCGCACGATGATAAGTCGCAGGACATCCGCGACCTTAAAATCACAGCACCAGTGGCCTACGAGGTCAAGACCAGCTCTTATGGCAACCGCGTACTGCACCTGCATGCCACGGGTACGGCCCTGCAGGGCTTTACCGTGAGCATGAAGCTGCAGGCCACCCGGCGTGAGCACCTCAACCCCACCCTCGCCGGCCAAACGGTAACCCGGAAAGAGCTAGCCCCCGCCGACCCAAACATGAACCGCTGGCTGGCGGCTGACAGCCTAGTCCCCCTCGATCCTAAAATCCGGCTCTGGGCGCAGGAAGTAGTAGCAAAGGCCCACGCCAAAACCGACCTGGAGAAAGCCAAAGCCATTTATGAGCATGTGGTAAGCACCGTGACCTACGACAAGACTGGCCAGGGTTGGGGCCGCGGCGACATTTACTACGCCTGCGACGCCCGCCGCGGCAACTGCACCGATTTTCACGCCGTGTTCATTGGGTACTGCCGGGCAGTAGGTATCCCGGCCCGCTTCAGCATTGGCTTCCCACTGCCCCCTGAGCGTGGCTCCGCCGAGGTGAAAGGCTACCACTGCTGGGCCGAGTTCTACACCAAAGAAACCGGCTGGGTACCTGTTGATGCTTCTGAGGCAGCCAAGAACCCGGCCAAGCGTGCCTACTTCTTCGGAGCCCACGATGAAAACCGCCTGGAATTCACCCGGGGCCGCGACCTGCTACTGGCTCCGCGGCAGCATGGTGGGGCGCTCAACTACTTTATCTATCCCTACGCCGAAGCTGATGGCCAGCCGGTGAGTGGCCTACAACAGCAGTTTCGGGTGCAGGATATAGCTAAGAAATAG
- a CDS encoding aspartate aminotransferase family protein gives MELFNVYPLVNITPVKALGAKLWDDKGQEYLDFYGGHAVISIGHSHPHYVQRLTEQLQNIGFYSNSVQIPIQAQLAHKLGQVSSYEDFSLFLCNSGAEANENALKLASFHTGKKRVVAFKGAFHGRTSGAVAATDNPKIVAPFNADHAISFVEYDLAAVEQVLQNGDVCAVIIEPIQGVGGIIMPSDEFLTGLAALCKQYGALLIADEVQSGYGRSGKFFAHQHAGIRPDVISVAKGMGNGFPIGGILIAPELKASYGLLGTTFGGNHLACAAALAVLEVIEQEDLLNHATELGHYLRSELEANAGAEEIRGRGLMVGIKYDFPIKDIRDKLLAEHHIFVGNASDPGVLRLLPPLNITKAEVDRFLQALYTLIPVEVKK, from the coding sequence ATGGAGCTTTTCAATGTATATCCGCTCGTTAACATCACGCCGGTAAAGGCGTTAGGAGCGAAACTCTGGGACGATAAAGGCCAGGAGTACCTGGATTTCTACGGCGGACACGCTGTTATTTCCATCGGCCACAGCCACCCGCACTATGTGCAGCGACTCACGGAGCAGCTGCAGAACATCGGCTTCTACTCCAACTCGGTGCAGATTCCGATTCAGGCGCAGCTGGCTCATAAGCTAGGCCAGGTATCGAGCTACGAGGACTTCTCGCTGTTCTTGTGCAACTCCGGCGCTGAGGCCAACGAGAATGCCCTGAAGCTGGCCTCCTTTCACACCGGCAAAAAGCGCGTGGTAGCTTTTAAAGGTGCCTTCCACGGCCGTACCTCCGGTGCAGTAGCCGCTACTGATAACCCCAAAATTGTAGCTCCCTTCAACGCCGACCACGCCATTTCCTTTGTGGAATACGACCTGGCGGCGGTGGAGCAGGTGCTGCAAAATGGCGACGTGTGCGCGGTCATCATCGAGCCAATTCAGGGCGTAGGCGGCATCATCATGCCTTCCGATGAATTCCTGACTGGCCTAGCCGCGCTGTGTAAGCAGTATGGCGCCCTGCTGATTGCCGACGAGGTGCAGAGCGGCTACGGCCGTAGCGGTAAGTTCTTTGCCCACCAGCACGCTGGCATCCGCCCCGATGTTATTTCGGTAGCAAAAGGCATGGGCAACGGCTTCCCCATCGGCGGCATCCTGATTGCGCCAGAACTGAAGGCATCTTATGGATTACTGGGCACCACGTTCGGGGGCAACCACCTGGCCTGCGCTGCGGCTTTGGCAGTGCTGGAAGTGATTGAGCAGGAAGACCTCCTAAACCACGCCACAGAGCTAGGCCACTACCTCCGCTCCGAGCTGGAGGCCAACGCTGGTGCCGAGGAAATCCGCGGCCGCGGTCTGATGGTAGGCATTAAGTACGACTTTCCCATCAAGGATATCCGCGACAAGCTGTTAGCTGAGCACCACATTTTTGTGGGCAACGCTTCTGACCCTGGAGTACTACGTCTGTTACCGCCGCTCAACATCACCAAGGCCGAAGTTGACCGGTTCTTGCAGGCGCTGTACACACTTATTCCGGTCGAGGTAAAAAAGTAA